The proteins below come from a single Athene noctua chromosome 6, bAthNoc1.hap1.1, whole genome shotgun sequence genomic window:
- the LYSET gene encoding lysosomal enzyme trafficking factor: MMNFRQRMGWIGVGLYLLASAAAFYYVFEINETYNKLALEHIQQHPKEPQEGTTWTHSLKVRLLSLPFWLWTIIFLIPYLQMFLFLYSCTRADPKTVGYCIIPICLAVICNRHQTFVKASNQISRLQLIDT; encoded by the coding sequence ATGATGAACTTCCGCCAGAGGATGGGATGGATTGGTGTGGGGTTGTACTTGTTAGCAAGTGCTGCAGCTTTTTATTACGTCTTTGAAATCAATGAGACTTATAACAAACTAGCACTGGAGCACATTCAGCAACACCCCAAGGAACCACAGGAAGGAACCACATGGACGCACTCCTTAAAAGTACGACTGCTATCCTTGCCTTTTTGGCTGTGGactataatatttttaataccaTATTTACAGATGTTCTTGTTCCTCTATTCCTGTACAAGAGCTGACCCCAAAACTGTTGGGTATTGCATCATTCCTATCTGCTTGGCTGTTATTTGCAATCGTCATCAAACATTTGTGAAGGCCTCTAATCAGATCAGTAGATTACAACTGATTGACACTTAG